The following proteins are co-located in the Castor canadensis chromosome 5, mCasCan1.hap1v2, whole genome shotgun sequence genome:
- the Bcl6 gene encoding B-cell lymphoma 6 protein isoform X2, translated as MASPADSCIQFTRHASDVLLNLNRLRSRDILTDVVIVVSREQFRAHKTVLMACSGLFYSIFTDQLKCNLSVINLDPEINPEGFCILLDFMYTSRLNLREGNIMAVMATALYLQMEHVVDTCRKFIKASEAEMVPTMKPPREEFLNSRMLMPQDIMAYRSREVVENNLPLRTNPGCESRAFAPSLYSGLSTPPASYPMYSHLPVSSFLFSDEELRDARMPVANPFPKERTLPCDNGRPGPSEYSRPTMEVPPSMCHSSIYSPKEAVPEEARSDMHYSVAEGPKPAAPTVRNAPYFPCDKASKEEERPSSEDEIALHFEPPSAPLNRKGLVSPQSPQKSDCQPNSPTESCSSKNACILQASGSPPAKSPTDPKACNWKKYKFIVLNSLNQNAKPEGPEQAELGRLSPRVYTAPSACQPSMEPENLDLQSPTKLSASGEDSTIPQASRLNNIVNRSLTGSPRSSSESHSPLYMHAPKCTSCGSQSPQHAEMCLHTTGPTFPEEMGETQSEYSDSSCGEKPYRCNICGAQFNRPANLKTHTRIHSGEKPYKCETCGARFVQVAHLRAHVLIHTGEKPYPCEICGTRFRHLQTLKSHLRIHTGEKPYHCEKCNLHFRHKSQLRLHLRQKHGAITNTKVQYRVSATDLPPELPKAC; from the exons ATGGCCTCACCGGCTGATAGCTGTATTCAGTTCACCCGCCATGCCAGTGACGTTCTTCTCAACCTTAATCGCCTCCGTAGCCGTGACATCTTGACTGATGTTGTCATTGTGGTGAGCCGTGAGCAGTTTAGAGCCCATAAGACAGTCCTCATGGCCTGCAG tgGCCTGTTCTACAGCATCTTCACAGACCAGTTGAAATGCAACCTTAGTGTGATCAATCTGGATCCTGAAATCAACCCCGAAGGGTTCTGCATCCTCCTGGACTTCATGTACACATCTCGGCTCAACCTGCGGGAAGGCAACATCATGGCCGTGATGGCCACAGCTCTGTACCTGCAGATGGAGCATGTTGTGGACACGTGCCGAAAGTTTATCAAGGCCAG TGAAGCAGAGATGGTTCCTACCATGAAACCTCCTCGTGAAGAATTCCTGAACAGCCGGATGCTGATGCCCCAAGACATCATGGCCTACCGGAGCCGTGAGGTGGTGGAGAACAACCTGCCACTAAGAACCAACCCTGGCTGTGAGAGCAGAGCCTTTGCCCCCAGCCTGTACAGCGGCCTGTCTACACCGCCAGCCTCTTATCCCATGTACAGCCACCTTCCGGTCAGTAGCTTCCTCTTCTCTGATGAGGAGCTGCGAGATGCCCGGATGCCAGTGGCCAACCCCTTCCCCAAGGAGCGGACCCTCCCCTGTGATAATGGCAGGCCAGGCCCCAGTGAATACAGCCGTCCGACCATGGAGGTACCCCCCAGCATGTGCCACAGCAGCATCTACTCACCCAAGGAGGCAGTCCCAGAGGAGGCACGAAGTGACATGCACTACAGTGTGGCTGAGGGCCCCAAGCCTGCTGCCCCTACAGTCCGGAATGCCCCATACTTCCCCTGTGACAAGGCCAGCAAAGAAGAAGAGAGACCTTCTTCGGAAGATGAGATTGCCCTGCATTTCGAGCCTCCCAGTGCACCTTTGAACCGGAAGGGTCTGGTTAGTCCACAGAGCCCTCAGAAATCCGACTGCCAACCCAACTCACCCACGGAGTCCTGCAGCAGCAAGAATGCCTGCATCCTTCAGGCCTCTGGCTCCCCTCCAGCCAAGAGCCCCACTGACCCCAAAGCTTGCAACTGGAAGAAATACAAGTTCATCGTGCTCAACAGCCTCAACCAGAATGCCAAACCAGAGGGGCCTGAGCAGGCTGAGCTGGGCCGCCTTTCCCCGAGGGTCTACACTGCCCCATCTGCTTGCCAACCATCCATGGAGCCTGAGAACCTTGATCTCCAGTCCCCAACCAAACTCAGTGCCAGTGGGGAGGACTCTACCATCCCCCAAGCCAGCCGGCTCAATAATATTGTCAACAG GTCCCTGACAGGCTCACCCCGCAGCAGCAGTGAGAGTCACTCGCCACTCTACATGCACGCCCCCAAGTGCACATCCTGTGGCTCTCAGTCCCCACAGCATGCAGAGATGTGCCTCCATACTACTGGCCCTACATTCCCCGAGGAGATGGGAGAGACCCAGTCTGAGTACTCCGATTCCAGCTGTG GTGAGAAACCCTATCGTTGCAACATCTGCGGGGCCCAGTTCAACCGGCCAGCCAACCTGAAAACCCATACTCGAATTCActctggagagaagccctacaaATGCGAAACCTGTGGAGCCAGATTCGTACAG GTGGCCCACCTCCGTGCCCATGTGCTcatccacactggagagaagccctatccCTGTGAAATCTGTGGCACCCGCTTCCGGCACCTTCAGACTCTGAAAAGTCACCTGCGTatccacacaggagagaaaccttACCAT TGCGAGAAGTGTAACCTGCACTTTCGTCACAAAAGCCAGCTGCGACTTCACTTGCGCCAGAAGCATGGCGCCATCACCAACACCAAGGTGCAGTACCGCGTGTCCGCCACCGACCTGCCTCCGGAGCTCCCCAAAGCCTGCTGA
- the Bcl6 gene encoding B-cell lymphoma 6 protein isoform X1 → MASPADSCIQFTRHASDVLLNLNRLRSRDILTDVVIVVSREQFRAHKTVLMACSGLFYSIFTDQLKCNLSVINLDPEINPEGFCILLDFMYTSRLNLREGNIMAVMATALYLQMEHVVDTCRKFIKASEAEMVPTMKPPREEFLNSRMLMPQDIMAYRSREVVENNLPLRTNPGCESRAFAPSLYSGLSTPPASYPMYSHLPVSSFLFSDEELRDARMPVANPFPKERTLPCDNGRPGPSEYSRPTMEVPPSMCHSSIYSPKEAVPEEARSDMHYSVAEGPKPAAPTVRNAPYFPCDKASKEEERPSSEDEIALHFEPPSAPLNRKGLVSPQSPQKSDCQPNSPTESCSSKNACILQASGSPPAKSPTDPKACNWKKYKFIVLNSLNQNAKPEGPEQAELGRLSPRVYTAPSACQPSMEPENLDLQSPTKLSASGEDSTIPQASRLNNIVNRSLTGSPRSSSESHSPLYMHAPKCTSCGSQSPQHAEMCLHTTGPTFPEEMGETQSEYSDSSCENGAFFCNECDCRFSEEASLKRHTLQTHSDKPYKCDRCQASFRYKGNLASHKTVHTGEKPYRCNICGAQFNRPANLKTHTRIHSGEKPYKCETCGARFVQVAHLRAHVLIHTGEKPYPCEICGTRFRHLQTLKSHLRIHTGEKPYHCEKCNLHFRHKSQLRLHLRQKHGAITNTKVQYRVSATDLPPELPKAC, encoded by the exons ATGGCCTCACCGGCTGATAGCTGTATTCAGTTCACCCGCCATGCCAGTGACGTTCTTCTCAACCTTAATCGCCTCCGTAGCCGTGACATCTTGACTGATGTTGTCATTGTGGTGAGCCGTGAGCAGTTTAGAGCCCATAAGACAGTCCTCATGGCCTGCAG tgGCCTGTTCTACAGCATCTTCACAGACCAGTTGAAATGCAACCTTAGTGTGATCAATCTGGATCCTGAAATCAACCCCGAAGGGTTCTGCATCCTCCTGGACTTCATGTACACATCTCGGCTCAACCTGCGGGAAGGCAACATCATGGCCGTGATGGCCACAGCTCTGTACCTGCAGATGGAGCATGTTGTGGACACGTGCCGAAAGTTTATCAAGGCCAG TGAAGCAGAGATGGTTCCTACCATGAAACCTCCTCGTGAAGAATTCCTGAACAGCCGGATGCTGATGCCCCAAGACATCATGGCCTACCGGAGCCGTGAGGTGGTGGAGAACAACCTGCCACTAAGAACCAACCCTGGCTGTGAGAGCAGAGCCTTTGCCCCCAGCCTGTACAGCGGCCTGTCTACACCGCCAGCCTCTTATCCCATGTACAGCCACCTTCCGGTCAGTAGCTTCCTCTTCTCTGATGAGGAGCTGCGAGATGCCCGGATGCCAGTGGCCAACCCCTTCCCCAAGGAGCGGACCCTCCCCTGTGATAATGGCAGGCCAGGCCCCAGTGAATACAGCCGTCCGACCATGGAGGTACCCCCCAGCATGTGCCACAGCAGCATCTACTCACCCAAGGAGGCAGTCCCAGAGGAGGCACGAAGTGACATGCACTACAGTGTGGCTGAGGGCCCCAAGCCTGCTGCCCCTACAGTCCGGAATGCCCCATACTTCCCCTGTGACAAGGCCAGCAAAGAAGAAGAGAGACCTTCTTCGGAAGATGAGATTGCCCTGCATTTCGAGCCTCCCAGTGCACCTTTGAACCGGAAGGGTCTGGTTAGTCCACAGAGCCCTCAGAAATCCGACTGCCAACCCAACTCACCCACGGAGTCCTGCAGCAGCAAGAATGCCTGCATCCTTCAGGCCTCTGGCTCCCCTCCAGCCAAGAGCCCCACTGACCCCAAAGCTTGCAACTGGAAGAAATACAAGTTCATCGTGCTCAACAGCCTCAACCAGAATGCCAAACCAGAGGGGCCTGAGCAGGCTGAGCTGGGCCGCCTTTCCCCGAGGGTCTACACTGCCCCATCTGCTTGCCAACCATCCATGGAGCCTGAGAACCTTGATCTCCAGTCCCCAACCAAACTCAGTGCCAGTGGGGAGGACTCTACCATCCCCCAAGCCAGCCGGCTCAATAATATTGTCAACAG GTCCCTGACAGGCTCACCCCGCAGCAGCAGTGAGAGTCACTCGCCACTCTACATGCACGCCCCCAAGTGCACATCCTGTGGCTCTCAGTCCCCACAGCATGCAGAGATGTGCCTCCATACTACTGGCCCTACATTCCCCGAGGAGATGGGAGAGACCCAGTCTGAGTACTCCGATTCCAGCTGTG AGAACGGGGCCTTCTTCTGCAATGAATGTGACTGCCGCTTCTCTGAGGAGGCCTCGCTCAAGAGGCATACGCTGCAGACCCACAGTGACAAACCCTACAAGTGTGACCGCTGCCAGGCCTCCTTCCGCTACAAGGGCAACCTCGCCAGCCACAAGACCGTCCATACGG GTGAGAAACCCTATCGTTGCAACATCTGCGGGGCCCAGTTCAACCGGCCAGCCAACCTGAAAACCCATACTCGAATTCActctggagagaagccctacaaATGCGAAACCTGTGGAGCCAGATTCGTACAG GTGGCCCACCTCCGTGCCCATGTGCTcatccacactggagagaagccctatccCTGTGAAATCTGTGGCACCCGCTTCCGGCACCTTCAGACTCTGAAAAGTCACCTGCGTatccacacaggagagaaaccttACCAT TGCGAGAAGTGTAACCTGCACTTTCGTCACAAAAGCCAGCTGCGACTTCACTTGCGCCAGAAGCATGGCGCCATCACCAACACCAAGGTGCAGTACCGCGTGTCCGCCACCGACCTGCCTCCGGAGCTCCCCAAAGCCTGCTGA